CAAAGCAAATGGAAACATACACGTATCAATAAAAAAACAACGTCTTCTATGCAAGAGACGTTGTTTTAGGTATACAGGATTTCGACGTAGGACGAAATCAATAGTATGGTGATTAAAATGTTAATCGTTCGGAACACTTTCGGTTGCTTTTCAACAGCCATTTCTGTTTTAAGGCACAGGGAATGGGTTAAAGAGTTAAAGACGAATAAGATGAAAAGCGCAAATGGTACAAAGAATACTGACATGAATAGAAACCTCCTTTTGCACCTATGAAATTACTGTATCAAAAAAACAAAAAGTTGAACAGTAAAAATGCTCATATGTATAGAAAAACCCTTTTAAATGCATTAGCAATGAGTACCATTCTGGAATAGTCTTCATTCCCTGCATCTAAAAGGGTTTACTGGGTTTACTTTTTGTATTTGTCAATTAAGATATCATACCCATCTCTTACATTTTCAATAATGCATTGTTTTGGTGCGCGCATGAATTGATTAACGCACAAGAAGTCTGTGAACGAAAGTCCGATATTTACGGCTGTAAACAGGATGATATAAGCGAAGTAATTTGGGAATACAAAGCTTGTAATCAAACCAGGTACAGATAACAGAACAGTAGGTGCAAGAGCCACCATGATCGATGTTGTTTTAGATAACGTTGAGCAGCTTCTATAAGAAAACGTTGGTAGAACGCCTTTTTTTAATTTCCAGCGAACACGAACGCGTTTGTTTAGAAGAACCAATGGAATCATGTGCATTAGTTTGTGAATCGCTGGCAACAAAAACAGAGAAGCTGCTAGCGGAAGCAAACCGTAGTCATGCACTTGATGACTTTGATGGTACATCGCAAACGGTACATACAGTAAAATAAAAGAAAGAACACCAAGCATTAAGCTCAATAAATAAATTCGGTTTGAGCCAAATTCTTTCGTGATGTTAAAGGATTTCCAGCAGTTAAGATTCATACTCAATAACCCCCTTATTTGTGACAAGGTATACTCTTGTATAGTAGAATTTTTATAATGAATGATTTGCTCAAATAAGATTGGCATATCGAATGATACGATGTTTTATAGAAGAAATCAATAGGCTTTTTGTAAAAAAATAAAAAAGTCCCCGAAGCCTTGGGGGATGTACGTTGAAAAGGGATAGAATGAAGAGTGAAATTGAGGAGAGAGTCCTAATGTATGAAACGGATGTGAACACAAAAAAAATAGCCTTTCATGTGCAGCTGTTAGCGAACAGTGAGCAAATGAAAGACTACCCTTTTACAAAGATGTTGATTGAACGAGGGGTAACAGAAGAGGAATGGCAGGAGGTTATGGCGTTATTAGCAACCTTAGATGCTCGTTTTCATGAAGAAGCTGAAGAAGGTTTGCTCGATTTTACGCCCCTCCTGATCCATTTTGCTGGGATGCTGAACATGAAGTTGCATCCAGATGAGGCCATTTTGGCCATAAAAAAAGAAGGATATTATTCCGAACTTATGATTGCATTTGAACATGTACGCAGGGGAACTAGTCTTCGTTAGAAGAATCAACGTTATCTTCAGTAGTAAGATCGCTAGTTGATTGTTCCCCTTGGTTAAATTCGGACTCTATATTTTCCATGGAACGATCGAGGATTTCCATGTATTCATCTCCGTATATTTCCCGAATTAGGGCAATAAGTTCTATAAATTCAGGGTATTTCCCATAAATGTCTTTTAAGGGCATACTGCCGCGGATGACGGCATTGTTTTCTGGGTCGTAGGATTGCATGGTTTCAAGGAGAAGCGACTCTCCTTCTTCAGTCAGCTGAATGTACGTATTACGCTTATCATTTTCACGCTTGGAAAATGAGAGTAGGCCACGTTCTTCAAGCTTTTTGGAAAAGTTGAAGGCGGTAGAGACGTGCATGACCCCGAACTTAGAGATTTCAGACACGCTGGCTCCCCTCAAATGATAAGCAATCCACAGAATATGGTGTTCATTTATGTTTAAATGAAATGGTTTAATCCATTGTTGCCAATCCTTTTCAATCATTTTCCATAAGGCCTTGCTTAGTTGCGCCATTTTGTGACTAAAAAGTATAGCATCTTGGATTGTAGTATCATCTCTCATAGCCTTCCCCCTCTCTTGATGATTGCTAGATTATTAACTTCATATGGACAGTATTCACCATTATTATCGCAAGAAAACCCTTATAAGAGAAGTTCTAATGTGTGTCTAAAATGGGACTTTAAGGGCAAAAAGGCGTTTAATCCCGTCATAAAGGGGTATTTTAAAGTAAAGTTTTTTTGAAATTCATTAAAAATTTTTTAAGTAAATTAAAAAATCCCCGGTTCATTCGTTGAACCGGGGATTCTTTATTGATCAGAAGTAGATGGATCAATTTCTGAAAAGGCTTTCGAAATCAAGCAATGAAATTCAATCATTTCGTTTAACTTTTCTTCAAAACGATTCGCTTCATTGCTTTCCATCTCTTCTTTATCTAAGAGCAATTTTGTTTCTTCTAATGAATGTTTTTGGCGATTGGCAGCGTCAAGCCATTTGTGGATGTATGAGGACATAAATTTGTTGAACAAGTCGGAGTTTGCGGCATAGAGGTCTTTACGAACGCCTTTCTTCCAAACTCGTTCAACCAAGTTGAGGTCAAGTAAACTTCTGATACCTGTGCTCATCGACGTTTTGCTTTTTGCCAGTGCTTCACTCATTTCATCAAGAGTCATCGGTTCTCCTTCTATATAAAGGGTACTAAACAGTAACGCTTCTGAAGGTGTAAGACTAAACATCTCAATGGTTTTAGAGAATTCTGTTATTGCATGATACTGAACTTCACTCATTATACTGTTGTTCTCAGTTTCAGACATGAAGGAACCTCCTTCTCGTTTACTACCACTCACATTACACTATAGTAATAAAATATGGAAATATCAGATTGGGTAGCATTTTGAAGGAAAATGGAGAAATTAAAAGGTTTTATTCGCGACAGTGTGTTCAGTTTAAACTGTACGAAAAATATGTTCTTAAATCAAAGAATTTATCGTTTGTACTAAACGAACAGACAGTATATAGTATAAAAGGTGAGTGATTGAACGAAACAAAAACGAAAAATAGTTCATTAGAAATAGTGAAAATGTATTAGAGGGGTGAATTTAGGTGCCGATCATCAAAGTAGAAAACTTGTCAAAGATTTTCGGTAAGAATCCATCTCAAGCACAGAAGCTGCTTGACGAAGGACTAAAGAAAGAAGAAATTTTAAAGAAAACTGGAAATACAGTCGGTGTAAACCGTGCTTCCTTCGAAGTTGAAGAAGGCGAAATATTCGTTATTATGGGACTTTCCGGAAGTGGTAAGTCTACACTAGTTCGATTAATCAACCGTTTAATTGAGCCGACTGAAGGTAGTGTATATATTAACGATGAGAACTTAGCTGCAATGGATAGCAAGAACTTGCGTCGCGTTCGTCGTGAAAAGATGAGTATGGTATTCCAGCGCTTTGCTTTGTTCCCATACCGTACTGTTTTACAAAATACGGAGTTCGGTTTAGAAGTACAGGGCATTGATAAATCTGACCGTTCTAAGAAAGCGAAAGAGTCTTTAGAACTTGTAGGACTTGGAAGTTTCATTAATCAATTCCCAGGTCAGTTATCTGGTGGTATGCAACAGCGTGTTGGGTTAGCACGAGCGCTTGCGAACGATCCTGAAGTATTATTAATGGACGAAGCGTTCTCAGCTCTTGACCCACTAATTCGTAAAGAAATGCAGGATGAACTTCTGGATCTGCAAGAGCGCATGCAGAAAACAATCCTTTTCATTACGCACGACTTAGATGAAGCACTTCGCATTGGTGATCGTATTGCGTTAATGAAAGATGGGTCCATTGTTCAAATCGGTACCCCGGAAGATATTCTAGTAAACCCTGCAAATGATTATGTAGAGAAATTCGTTGAAGATGTAGACCGTTCGAAGGTTCTGACAGCCCAACATATTATGAAGCGACCTGAAACGGTTAACATCGAGAAGCATGGTCCACGTGTAGCGCTTGAACGTATGCGTGAAGAAGGTCTTTCTAGTATTTACGTAACAGACCGATCTCGTAATCTAAAAGGCTATGTAACAGCTGATAATGCAAGACAAGCGATCGATGAGAATGTGAAAGACTTAGCACACGTTATCGAAACAAATGTCCCAACATGTGATCTTGATACATCAATGAATGACATTTTCGATATCATTCATAATTCACCAGTACCGATTGCTGTCGTAGAAGACGGAAAACTACGCGGAATTATTGTTCGCGGAGCCGTTATTGGAGCGCTAGCAGGAAGTGAGGTGTCCATCAATGAGTAATACTCTATTACCAATGATTCCAGTAAAAACATGGGTTGATAACTCTGTTGAGTGGATTACAGATACATTTGAGTTTGTATTTGATCCTGTAAAAAATAATTTAGATTCCTTTATCGAGTTCTTAAGTGAAACGCTTCAAATGATTAACCCTTGGGTGTTTATCGCAGTGATTGCGATTGTTGCATTCTTTGTAACAGGAAAGCGAATTGGTTTGGCTGCATTCTCGATTGTAGGCTTATGGTTTATCCTCAACCAAGAGATGTGGGAGCAGTTAATGGATACGTTCTCCCTCGTTATAACAGCCAGTCTGATCTCGGTTATTGTTGGTGTTCCATTTGGAATTTGGATGGCTAAAAGCAATATTGTTCAAGCCATACTTACACCAATATTAGACTTTATGCAGACGATGCCAGCCTTTGTTTATTTAATTCCTGCCGTTGCATTCTTCGGTATTGGGATGGTTCCAGGGGTGTTCGCATCTGTTATCTTCGCGGTACCGCCAACAGTGCGTTTTACAAACTTAGGTATTCGTCAGGTATCTACTGAATTAATCGAAGCCGCCGATGCCTTTGGTACAACAGGCTTACAGAAACTATTTAAAGTACAGTTGCCAATGGCGAAGAAGACGATTATGGCTGGTATTAACCAAACCGTAATGCTAGCTCTTTCCATGGTTGTTATCGCATCCATGATCGGTGCAGAAGGTCTAGGTAAAGAAGTTATCACAGCCTTACAGCGTAACGATGTTGGTCTTGGTTTCGTCGCGGGTGTATCTATTGTAATCCTTGCGATTGTCATTGACCGCTTTACACAAAGCTTGAATTCGCAAAAAGGTGAATAAGATTCGGTTGTACCTTCTTAATTTAAGAAGTTCAATAAAGCTCAATTAGTTAAAAATTAGAAAAGGGGAGTTTCATTAGTATGTTTAATCTTAATTGGAAACGTTTAGGTATTGCAGCGGGACTATCATTGTCTCTAGTAGCAGCAGGTTGTGGATCAGATGATAGTTCTGAAGAGGAAAACACTTCAGGCGGAGACGGTGAAAACACTGAGCAAACTGCCAATTATAGTGAAGAAATGGATTATACCATCACAGGCGTAGATGCGGGTGCTGGTGTTGTAGGTAAAGCAGAAGAATCCATTAAAGAATATGGCCTAGATGGCTGGGAAGTTAAAACGTCTTCAGGCGGTGCAATGACTCAGGCGCTTGGTGATGCGATTGAAGATGAAGAGCCAATCGTTGTAACAGGTTGGACGCCACACTGGAAATTCGCTGAATATGACTTACACTACCTTGAAGATCCAAAAGGTGTATTTGGTGGAGAAGAGCAAATTAAAACAATGGCTAAACAAGGTCTTAAAGACGAAAAGCCAAACCTTCACAAGATCTTAGACCAGTTCAACTGGACAACAAGTGACATGGAATCTGTTATGCTTGAAATCCGTAATGGTACTCCAGAAGAAGAAGCAGCGCAAAACTGGATTGATGAAAACCAAGATAAAGTAGATGAGTGGACAAAAGGTGCTGAAGAAGTAGACGGTACTGAAGCTAAGCTTGCTTATGTAGCTTGGGACTCTGAAATTGCTTCTACAAACGTAATCGGTGAAGTTCTTCGTCAGCAAGGTTTCGAAGTAGAACTTAGCCAATTAGACAACGGTGTTATGTGGAAAGCGGTAGCAGAAGGCGAAGCTGATGGAATGGTAGCAGCATGGTTACCAGGTACACACGGAGACCTTTATGAGTCTTATCAAGATCAACTTGAAGACCTTGGAGCGAACCTTGAAGGTGCTAAGATTGGTTTAGTTGTTCCTGACTACATGGATGTTAAATCAATCGAAGATCTTGAAGCAGCAGAATAATAAGTCATAAAAAGATAAGCCTTCCTACCTTAGTAGGTGGGCTTTCTTTTTAAATCTTATCTATAATTTACTTAACAAAAGGGGTTAAATCATGAACTGGAAAAAGCTCGGACTAACGGCTGGTTTATCGTTATCACTAGCCCTAACAGCCTGTGGATCAACAGAAGATGATTCATCAAATGGCGGTGATTCTGGCGATAGCAAAGAATCCGTTGGCGAACAACTTGACTACACATTAACAGGTATAGAATCTGGTGCTGGTATTATGGTGGCAACAGATAAAGCCTTAGAAGAATATGATAATTTGGAAGGCTGGGAGGTTTCTTCAAGTTCCTCTGCTGTTATGACAGAACAACTGGGGAATGCCATTGAAAACAAAGAGCCTATAATTGTAACGGGCTGGACCCCGCACTGGAAATTCGCTGAATATGATTTAAAGTACTTAGAAGATCCGAAAGAAGCTTATGGTAGTACAGAGCATATTAACACCATTGTTCGTAAAGGTTTCGAGGAAGATATGCCTAAAGCGGCAAAAATTCTTGATAATTTCAAATGGACGCCTGATGATATGCAAAGTGTCATGCTTGAGCTTCAGGAGGGCACTGACCCTGTAAAAGCAGCGAAGAACTGGATTGAGAATAATGGGGATAAAGTGGACGAGTGGACAAAAGGAATTGAAGATGGAAGCGGAACCGTTAAATTAGCATACGTACCGTGGCAATCTGAAATTAGCTCCACGCACGTGATTTCTGAAGTGTTAAAACAAAAAGGATTTGAAACAGACTTAACTCAAGCTGGTATTGGTCCAATGTTCCAGGCTATTGCAGATGGTGATTCTGATGCGATGACGTCTGCATGGTTACCGCGTACACACGGAGATCACTATGAGAAGTTTAAAGATGAATTTGTGGATCTGGGTGAAAACCTTGATGGCGCAAAGATCGGATTAGTTGTACCAAAGTATATGGATATTGATTCAATTGAAGATCTACAGCCAAAAGAATAATGCAAAAAAGGTGCACTCCCTGTAATCGGGGGTGCACCTTTTTTGCATTATTGTTGTTTTGCTTTTTCTTCAAGCTCTTTCAAGCTTTCTTCAATTTCTTGTAAATGTTTTTGAATGTTTTTCTGGTGGGGTTCAATCGTTTGTCTCCAACTCTCGATTGATTGTTTCACTTCCGTTGAAAGGTCCCGTAATAACGAAGCACCTTCTTTAGATGTTTTAGCAATTTGTTCTGTTAATTGTTTTCCTTCGCCCTGCAGATTAGCAAGCGTAGTTTTGAGTTGGTCACTAGAATCTCTAACTTGTTGGCGCATCTTAGTACCAGCTGAAGGAGTGGACAAAAGTGTAGCTGATGCACTCACGACTCCTCCTACGACGAATCCGAGTAGTAATGATTTCCCTTTTCCCATAACCACAACTCCTTTCCTAACTATCTTCTATTATATCCGTTTTTCCTTTTTGTGTTGAGGTATAAACTCTATTTATTATAGAAAAGTCATAAGTGAGTGTAAGGGGAGTGGTGAAACGGGGGTGTGAGTGTAGAAAGAGTAAGGGGGAGTGCAGAAACGGGGTTCTGAGTGTAGAAAAAGGAGGGGGAGTGCAGAAACGGGTTTGTGAGTGTAGAAAGAGGAGGGGGAGTGCAGAAACGGGTTTGTGAGTGTAGAAAGAGTAAGGAGGAGTGAAGAAACGAAGGCGTTGAGTGTAGAAAGAGGGAGGAGAGTGCAGAAACGGGTGTTTGATTGTAGAAAGAGAATGGGGAGTGCAGAAACGAGGTTCTGAGTGTAGAAAAAGGAGGGGGAATGCAGAAACGGGGTTCTGAGTGTAGAAAGAGGGGGCAGAGTGCAGAAACGGGGTTCTGAGTGTAGAAAGAGGAAGCCGAGTGTAGAAACCAGAATCGGAATGCAGAAAGAGAAAAGGGATATGAAGAAAAGTTGTTTTGTAGTGTAGAAACGATCGATCTAGTGTAGAAAGAAGAGTTTGAATGAAGAAAAAAAGAAGAAGCAGGAACAAAAAAACAGCATTGAACCCTTGCCCGCCAGCCCAAAGTAGAGCTCTCAACCAATATGAAGTGAAATAAAAAGAGTGCGCTCCTCAAAAGGAACGCACTCTTACGTTTTATGCAGTTGCGATGCGGGATCGTTTTGAGATTTTCTCAACGATCGGGTAAATAACCGTCATGGCTACAGTGTTGAAAGCAGCTGTCGGAAGGACGATTGTGGCGTACATGATCATAAAGCTTCCTTCTACAAGTCCAATAATGTTAACAGCTACGAATAGGAAGATTCCTCCGCTAATCAGTGTACCGATAAGGGTAACACCTGCTGCCAGGACTTTTTTATTCGTAAATTTACCTGCAGCGATCACGATTCCGAAAGCGACAAGCGCTGTTAACGGCTTATCGATTAAGTTGGCAATCTGACCTCCAGGTAATCCGGTTGTTAAAGCAGCAATCGCTCCTGTAACAAGGGATAATAACATGACATATTGGAACTTAGGAAATAGAATGATTCCGAGGAACATCATGATCAAGAGCATATCAGGCTTCATCCCATTCACAATAGGCGGAGCGAAAATATGCAATACAGCACCAATCCCAACAATTAACGACAACAATACTAACACACGCGTGTCTAGACGACTCTTCACTTTACATCTCTCCTCTTCTAAACTAGTCTCATCTTACCTTCCAGCTGTGTCCTCTTGACCAGCTGCGAAAGCCTAATTCTATTATATCAAAAGTCTCTCGAAAGCTAAACATCTCAGATTTTAACAGCTTGAAATCTAACCAATGTTGGCGGCGATTTCACCTGCAATGGACTGTAGTTGTTCTGTGGAATACTCATTTGAATGCTCTTCCCATTTTGCCCCAAATCCATCATTCTTCCCGTATCGAGGAATAAGATGAATATGTAAGTGGAAAACAGACTGTCCTGCTGCTTCTTCATTGTTATTAAGGACATTCAATCCAACCGGCTCATACGTCGCTTTAATCGCATTAGCGATTTTCGGCACGCGTGAGAAAAGTTTCTCGGCAACGTCAGAGGACGTTTCGTATACGTTCTTTACATGTTCTTTCGGAATCACAAGCGTATGGCCTTTTGTGACCTGGCTAATGTCTAGAAATGCATACACATCTTCATCCTCATACACCTTCGCAGAAGGAATTTCTCCATCGCGAATTTTGCAAAAGATACAATCTTGACTCATCCAATCTCCTCCATTTCAGCACATGGCTATAGTGTGTATATATCGTATCAGAAAATAGGACAAGTTCCAATTTGCGAGCCGTCTTTCAGTTTCCCAACCA
The nucleotide sequence above comes from Pontibacillus chungwhensis. Encoded proteins:
- a CDS encoding DUF3267 domain-containing protein, with protein sequence MNLNCWKSFNITKEFGSNRIYLLSLMLGVLSFILLYVPFAMYHQSHQVHDYGLLPLAASLFLLPAIHKLMHMIPLVLLNKRVRVRWKLKKGVLPTFSYRSCSTLSKTTSIMVALAPTVLLSVPGLITSFVFPNYFAYIILFTAVNIGLSFTDFLCVNQFMRAPKQCIIENVRDGYDILIDKYKK
- a CDS encoding DUF1878 family protein; the encoded protein is MYETDVNTKKIAFHVQLLANSEQMKDYPFTKMLIERGVTEEEWQEVMALLATLDARFHEEAEEGLLDFTPLLIHFAGMLNMKLHPDEAILAIKKEGYYSELMIAFEHVRRGTSLR
- a CDS encoding HTH-type transcriptional regulator Hpr; its protein translation is MRDDTTIQDAILFSHKMAQLSKALWKMIEKDWQQWIKPFHLNINEHHILWIAYHLRGASVSEISKFGVMHVSTAFNFSKKLEERGLLSFSKRENDKRNTYIQLTEEGESLLLETMQSYDPENNAVIRGSMPLKDIYGKYPEFIELIALIREIYGDEYMEILDRSMENIESEFNQGEQSTSDLTTEDNVDSSNED
- a CDS encoding GbsR/MarR family transcriptional regulator gives rise to the protein MSETENNSIMSEVQYHAITEFSKTIEMFSLTPSEALLFSTLYIEGEPMTLDEMSEALAKSKTSMSTGIRSLLDLNLVERVWKKGVRKDLYAANSDLFNKFMSSYIHKWLDAANRQKHSLEETKLLLDKEEMESNEANRFEEKLNEMIEFHCLISKAFSEIDPSTSDQ
- a CDS encoding quaternary amine ABC transporter ATP-binding protein, whose translation is MPIIKVENLSKIFGKNPSQAQKLLDEGLKKEEILKKTGNTVGVNRASFEVEEGEIFVIMGLSGSGKSTLVRLINRLIEPTEGSVYINDENLAAMDSKNLRRVRREKMSMVFQRFALFPYRTVLQNTEFGLEVQGIDKSDRSKKAKESLELVGLGSFINQFPGQLSGGMQQRVGLARALANDPEVLLMDEAFSALDPLIRKEMQDELLDLQERMQKTILFITHDLDEALRIGDRIALMKDGSIVQIGTPEDILVNPANDYVEKFVEDVDRSKVLTAQHIMKRPETVNIEKHGPRVALERMREEGLSSIYVTDRSRNLKGYVTADNARQAIDENVKDLAHVIETNVPTCDLDTSMNDIFDIIHNSPVPIAVVEDGKLRGIIVRGAVIGALAGSEVSINE
- a CDS encoding ABC transporter permease, which translates into the protein MSNTLLPMIPVKTWVDNSVEWITDTFEFVFDPVKNNLDSFIEFLSETLQMINPWVFIAVIAIVAFFVTGKRIGLAAFSIVGLWFILNQEMWEQLMDTFSLVITASLISVIVGVPFGIWMAKSNIVQAILTPILDFMQTMPAFVYLIPAVAFFGIGMVPGVFASVIFAVPPTVRFTNLGIRQVSTELIEAADAFGTTGLQKLFKVQLPMAKKTIMAGINQTVMLALSMVVIASMIGAEGLGKEVITALQRNDVGLGFVAGVSIVILAIVIDRFTQSLNSQKGE
- a CDS encoding glycine betaine ABC transporter substrate-binding protein → MFNLNWKRLGIAAGLSLSLVAAGCGSDDSSEEENTSGGDGENTEQTANYSEEMDYTITGVDAGAGVVGKAEESIKEYGLDGWEVKTSSGGAMTQALGDAIEDEEPIVVTGWTPHWKFAEYDLHYLEDPKGVFGGEEQIKTMAKQGLKDEKPNLHKILDQFNWTTSDMESVMLEIRNGTPEEEAAQNWIDENQDKVDEWTKGAEEVDGTEAKLAYVAWDSEIASTNVIGEVLRQQGFEVELSQLDNGVMWKAVAEGEADGMVAAWLPGTHGDLYESYQDQLEDLGANLEGAKIGLVVPDYMDVKSIEDLEAAE
- a CDS encoding glycine betaine ABC transporter substrate-binding protein → MNWKKLGLTAGLSLSLALTACGSTEDDSSNGGDSGDSKESVGEQLDYTLTGIESGAGIMVATDKALEEYDNLEGWEVSSSSSAVMTEQLGNAIENKEPIIVTGWTPHWKFAEYDLKYLEDPKEAYGSTEHINTIVRKGFEEDMPKAAKILDNFKWTPDDMQSVMLELQEGTDPVKAAKNWIENNGDKVDEWTKGIEDGSGTVKLAYVPWQSEISSTHVISEVLKQKGFETDLTQAGIGPMFQAIADGDSDAMTSAWLPRTHGDHYEKFKDEFVDLGENLDGAKIGLVVPKYMDIDSIEDLQPKE
- a CDS encoding YtxH domain-containing protein, encoding MGKGKSLLLGFVVGGVVSASATLLSTPSAGTKMRQQVRDSSDQLKTTLANLQGEGKQLTEQIAKTSKEGASLLRDLSTEVKQSIESWRQTIEPHQKNIQKHLQEIEESLKELEEKAKQQ
- a CDS encoding tryptophan transporter codes for the protein MKSRLDTRVLVLLSLIVGIGAVLHIFAPPIVNGMKPDMLLIMMFLGIILFPKFQYVMLLSLVTGAIAALTTGLPGGQIANLIDKPLTALVAFGIVIAAGKFTNKKVLAAGVTLIGTLISGGIFLFVAVNIIGLVEGSFMIMYATIVLPTAAFNTVAMTVIYPIVEKISKRSRIATA
- a CDS encoding HIT family protein codes for the protein MSQDCIFCKIRDGEIPSAKVYEDEDVYAFLDISQVTKGHTLVIPKEHVKNVYETSSDVAEKLFSRVPKIANAIKATYEPVGLNVLNNNEEAAGQSVFHLHIHLIPRYGKNDGFGAKWEEHSNEYSTEQLQSIAGEIAANIG